In the Akkermansiaceae bacterium genome, one interval contains:
- the gmk gene encoding guanylate kinase — MSLRTGILLLVSGPSGSGKTTLCKRLSHSGEARHSISCTTRAPRAGEIDGEHYHFVTLAQFEEKLAAGEFLEHALVHGNRYGTLRSEVLGYLESGADVVMDIDVQGAAQVRASDDDAIQRALVDLFVMPESEDELRARLVGRGTDSEEVIALRMENALVEIAHWPEYTYRLLSRTPEEDYTRFLSLLVAERLRISRSVVP; from the coding sequence ATGTCCCTCCGCACAGGCATCCTCCTCCTCGTTTCCGGTCCGTCCGGATCCGGGAAAACCACCCTCTGCAAACGCCTCTCCCACTCCGGGGAGGCGCGGCATTCCATTTCCTGCACCACCCGCGCGCCCAGGGCGGGGGAGATCGACGGGGAGCACTACCACTTCGTCACGCTGGCGCAGTTCGAGGAAAAGCTGGCCGCCGGGGAGTTTCTGGAGCACGCCCTGGTCCACGGGAACCGCTACGGCACCCTGCGGTCGGAGGTGTTGGGCTATCTGGAGTCCGGGGCGGATGTCGTGATGGACATCGACGTCCAGGGAGCGGCCCAGGTCCGTGCGTCGGACGACGATGCCATCCAGCGCGCGCTGGTGGATCTCTTCGTCATGCCGGAGAGTGAGGACGAACTCCGCGCCCGGCTGGTGGGCCGGGGGACGGACAGCGAGGAAGTCATCGCCCTGCGCATGGAGAATGCGCTGGTAGAGATCGCCCACTGGCCGGAATACACCTACCGCCTGCTGTCCCGCACCCCGGAAGAGGACTACACCCGCTTTCTTTCCCTGCTGGTCGCCGAGCGTCTGCGCATTTCGCGGAGCGTTGTTCCATAG
- a CDS encoding HAMP domain-containing histidine kinase, producing the protein MKLPSATSSPDAILWLTCVLAALVVAGGLFLARSTESVPWFPPGDRAGDIFHFAIHRITEMEKRWQDALAEESQELLDLHTSGDTSWESATAGVTRAVILGQRSPPAVLGPRGLHPILEKDRKPAAKDATANDEPWIIDIQEVMGVGFRDIAGRPPLYIRGNDRKVVAMVLDIEAAAAVVMRDLEDNPEFSFHGEPGRLQWRTYTGIRPLETETVRPDETQQHVSRFGTFELRQWFPTRSFVSYHLPTFVGASAVAVLLVITGMVAASGQRRALRVAEERVSFVNRVSHELRSPLTNLLLNTDLAIDELPPSGEKVGRRLSLIREETGRLSRIVDNVLAFARQERGASPADSAPCHPAELVESIRRNFTPLLERKDIRCIWRVDLPGPHPIDGDAFSQILSNLLSNVEKYAGPGATCHITGEAAGGRLTLTVADDGPGVPAAAREKIFHPFSRAREGTREGVSGTGLGLSISRDLAARMGGTLELLPAAKGAAFRLVIPTTGKETGSC; encoded by the coding sequence ATGAAACTCCCTTCCGCCACTTCCTCACCGGATGCCATCCTCTGGCTCACCTGCGTGCTGGCCGCGCTGGTGGTGGCGGGCGGCTTGTTCCTCGCCCGCAGCACGGAGAGCGTTCCTTGGTTCCCCCCGGGGGACCGGGCGGGAGACATCTTCCACTTCGCCATCCACCGCATCACGGAGATGGAGAAACGCTGGCAGGACGCCCTGGCGGAGGAGTCGCAGGAGTTGCTGGACCTCCATACCAGCGGTGACACCTCCTGGGAGTCCGCCACCGCCGGAGTCACCCGCGCGGTCATCCTGGGCCAGCGTTCACCCCCCGCCGTGCTGGGGCCGCGCGGTCTGCACCCCATCCTGGAGAAGGACAGGAAACCCGCCGCAAAGGACGCCACCGCGAACGATGAACCATGGATCATCGACATCCAGGAGGTGATGGGCGTCGGCTTCCGGGACATCGCGGGCAGGCCTCCCCTCTACATCCGTGGCAACGACCGCAAGGTGGTGGCCATGGTGCTGGACATTGAGGCCGCCGCCGCAGTGGTGATGCGCGATCTGGAGGACAACCCGGAGTTTTCCTTCCACGGGGAACCGGGGCGCCTCCAGTGGCGGACCTACACCGGCATCCGCCCCCTGGAGACGGAGACCGTGCGGCCGGACGAGACCCAGCAGCATGTCTCCCGCTTCGGCACCTTCGAGCTGCGGCAGTGGTTTCCCACCAGATCCTTCGTAAGTTACCACCTGCCCACCTTCGTCGGTGCGTCCGCCGTGGCGGTGTTGCTCGTCATCACCGGCATGGTCGCCGCGTCCGGCCAGCGCCGCGCCCTGCGGGTGGCGGAGGAGCGCGTCAGCTTCGTCAACCGCGTCTCCCATGAGCTGCGCTCCCCGCTCACCAACCTGCTGCTCAACACGGACCTCGCCATCGACGAGCTGCCGCCGTCCGGTGAAAAGGTAGGCCGCCGCCTGTCCCTCATCCGGGAGGAGACGGGCCGTCTTTCCCGCATCGTGGACAACGTGCTCGCCTTCGCCCGCCAGGAGCGCGGTGCGTCCCCCGCGGACTCCGCCCCGTGCCACCCTGCGGAACTGGTGGAAAGCATCCGGCGGAACTTCACCCCGCTGCTGGAGCGGAAGGACATCCGCTGCATCTGGCGCGTGGACCTGCCCGGCCCGCACCCCATCGACGGGGACGCCTTTTCCCAGATCCTCTCCAACCTGCTCTCCAACGTGGAGAAATACGCCGGCCCCGGGGCCACCTGCCACATCACCGGGGAAGCGGCGGGCGGACGCCTCACCCTCACTGTGGCGGATGACGGGCCGGGTGTGCCCGCCGCCGCGCGGGAAAAGATTTTCCACCCCTTCAGCCGTGCGCGGGAGGGCACCCGGGAAGGTGTCAGCGGCACCGGCCTGGGCCTGTCCATCAGCCGGGATCTGGCCGCGCGCATGGGCGGCACGCTGGAACTGCTGCCCGCCGCGAAGGGAGCCGCTTTCCGGCTCGTCATCCCCACCACGGGAAAGGAGACTGGCTCATGCTGA
- a CDS encoding response regulator transcription factor, with the protein MLILVAEDDDVTREAIRDLLAVEGHQVLEAADGTAAIAAWRTGRPELVLLDIMMPGASGYDVCRTIRREDTAVPLAFLSAKSEEVDIVLGLELGADDFIRKPFGKHELLARVRALVRRKEPAAAVAQESFSIGPWRVLPRHQRAERDGHPCVDLTAREVSILHLLASHPGEVITRDELLNRCWGMEYFPESRTLDQHILNLRKKLEEDPSEPRWIATVRGTGYRYPG; encoded by the coding sequence ATGCTGATCCTGGTGGCGGAGGACGATGACGTGACGCGGGAGGCCATCCGGGATCTCCTGGCCGTGGAGGGCCACCAGGTGCTGGAGGCCGCGGACGGCACCGCCGCCATCGCCGCGTGGCGCACCGGCAGGCCGGAACTGGTCCTGCTGGACATCATGATGCCCGGTGCCAGCGGCTACGATGTCTGCCGTACCATCCGGCGGGAGGACACCGCCGTGCCGCTCGCCTTCCTTTCCGCGAAGTCGGAGGAGGTCGATATCGTCCTCGGTCTGGAACTCGGAGCGGACGACTTCATCCGCAAGCCCTTCGGGAAACATGAGCTGCTCGCCCGCGTGCGCGCCCTCGTCCGGCGGAAGGAACCCGCCGCCGCCGTCGCACAGGAATCATTTTCCATCGGCCCGTGGCGTGTCCTCCCGCGCCACCAGAGGGCGGAGCGGGACGGCCACCCATGCGTGGATCTCACCGCACGGGAAGTCTCCATCCTCCACCTCCTCGCCAGTCATCCGGGCGAAGTCATCACCCGGGATGAACTTCTCAACCGCTGCTGGGGCATGGAGTATTTCCCCGAGTCCCGCACGCTCGACCAGCACATCCTCAACCTGCGGAAAAAACTGGAGGAAGATCCGTCCGAACCCCGCTGGATCGCCACCGTCCGCGGCACCGGCTATAGATATCCGGGATAG
- a CDS encoding BlaI/MecI/CopY family transcriptional regulator, with translation MTLPSFPESEWAIMEVLWESSPRTASEVAKELAGTKGWAENTVRTLLGRLVEKGALETEEEGGPPRRYRPAVKRESCVKAESASFLERVFQGAAKPLLMHFASNAKLTSEEVKELKKLLDGSIKKNKKPKP, from the coding sequence ATGACACTTCCGAGTTTTCCGGAATCCGAATGGGCCATCATGGAAGTGCTGTGGGAATCCTCCCCACGGACAGCTTCAGAGGTGGCGAAGGAACTGGCGGGAACAAAGGGCTGGGCGGAGAACACGGTGCGGACACTATTGGGCAGGCTGGTGGAGAAGGGCGCGCTGGAGACGGAGGAGGAAGGAGGACCACCGCGGCGCTACCGGCCTGCGGTGAAGCGTGAATCCTGCGTGAAGGCGGAGAGCGCATCTTTCCTGGAGCGTGTCTTCCAAGGTGCGGCGAAGCCGCTGCTGATGCACTTCGCCAGCAACGCAAAGCTGACCTCGGAGGAGGTGAAGGAGCTGAAGAAGCTGCTGGATGGTTCCATCAAGAAGAACAAAAAACCGAAACCCTGA
- a CDS encoding DNA topoisomerase IB, producing the protein MKKPRVIAVRSGEGIVRLVYTTDTMPGYRRHRRGTGFSFLLPDGKALADRAERRRILSLAVPPAYESVWICMRPDGHLQATGIDARGRKQYRYHPHWHAGSADRKYGLLSSFAAALPRIRQQVVKALSRPMLTRDRVIAGIVALLDSTGYRIGNSRYEKENRTFGLSNLLNRHLREVDGQLTLKFRGKAGQEHLAEIANPRLVRLVSELQELPGQHLFRYEDPHGGFHDIGTADVNDWLKEITGGEYTAKQFRTWKATVLCARELSRELPPDTRTARERVIRQAIKDTALRLHHTPATCRKYYIHPALLAAYRTGDLYKIMHLRPPRLRRTDGTAGLRSDERRVYKILGLPVKRKRRAGNC; encoded by the coding sequence ATGAAAAAGCCACGCGTCATCGCCGTGCGGAGCGGGGAAGGCATCGTCCGCCTGGTCTATACCACGGACACCATGCCGGGCTACCGGCGGCACCGGCGCGGCACCGGCTTCAGCTTCCTGCTGCCGGATGGAAAGGCGCTGGCGGACCGGGCGGAGCGCCGCCGCATCCTGTCGCTGGCCGTGCCTCCCGCCTATGAAAGCGTATGGATCTGCATGCGGCCGGACGGCCACCTCCAGGCGACCGGCATCGACGCCCGCGGACGGAAGCAATACCGCTACCATCCCCACTGGCACGCCGGGTCGGCTGACCGGAAATACGGGCTGCTGTCTTCTTTCGCCGCCGCGCTGCCGCGCATCCGCCAGCAGGTGGTGAAGGCCCTTTCCCGGCCCATGCTCACGCGGGACCGGGTCATCGCCGGCATCGTCGCGCTGCTGGACAGCACCGGCTACCGCATCGGCAACTCCAGGTATGAAAAGGAGAACCGCACCTTCGGACTGTCCAACCTGCTCAACCGCCATCTGCGCGAAGTGGACGGCCAGCTCACGCTGAAGTTCCGTGGAAAAGCCGGGCAGGAACACCTCGCGGAGATCGCCAACCCGCGGCTCGTCCGGCTTGTGTCGGAGCTGCAGGAACTCCCCGGACAGCACCTTTTCCGCTATGAGGATCCGCACGGCGGCTTCCACGACATCGGCACCGCGGACGTGAACGACTGGCTGAAGGAGATCACCGGAGGGGAATACACCGCCAAGCAGTTCCGCACCTGGAAGGCCACCGTGCTGTGCGCGCGGGAACTTTCCCGCGAACTGCCACCGGACACCCGCACCGCGCGGGAAAGGGTCATCCGCCAAGCCATCAAGGACACCGCGCTGCGCCTGCACCACACTCCGGCCACCTGCCGGAAATACTACATCCACCCCGCCTTGCTGGCCGCCTACCGGACAGGCGACCTTTACAAGATCATGCACCTCCGTCCTCCCCGCCTCCGCAGGACGGATGGCACCGCCGGGCTGAGGAGTGACGAGCGCCGGGTATACAAGATCCTCGGACTGCCGGTGAAACGGAAGCGCCGGGCGGGGAACTGTTAG
- a CDS encoding TIGR02587 family membrane protein, with the protein MIDFSHARTPAQSMQEYGRGLAGGLMFAMPLLFTMEVWWAGFILHPLRILLYVLATFCLLLIYNRFVGLRKDASFLEVVIDSVEEMGLGILVAAGVLWITDRLNLEMTATEIGGKIIMEAMTVAIGVSVGTAQLGAPDDGDEGLAGDGDEDRRKSYLPQTAIALCGAVLFAANIAPTDEIGVIAMESPSWKLLLMVACGLGLSSLILHFTDFRGAEAHTLTENVCLKARGVITSYAVALVASVSALWFFGKLDGRPAPLVIAMTVVLSLPAALGASAGRFLLQTSTRDEKGGKDDPS; encoded by the coding sequence ATGATCGACTTCAGCCATGCCCGGACCCCCGCGCAGTCCATGCAGGAGTACGGTCGTGGTCTGGCGGGTGGGCTGATGTTCGCCATGCCGCTGCTTTTCACGATGGAGGTATGGTGGGCGGGCTTCATCCTGCACCCGCTGCGGATCCTGCTCTACGTGCTGGCGACGTTCTGCCTGCTGTTGATCTACAACCGCTTCGTCGGCCTGCGGAAGGATGCCTCGTTTCTGGAAGTGGTGATCGACTCGGTGGAGGAAATGGGCCTCGGCATCCTGGTGGCGGCGGGGGTGCTGTGGATCACGGACCGGCTGAACCTGGAGATGACGGCCACGGAGATTGGCGGGAAGATCATCATGGAGGCGATGACGGTGGCCATCGGCGTGTCGGTGGGCACCGCCCAGCTCGGCGCGCCGGACGATGGGGATGAAGGTCTGGCCGGTGATGGAGACGAGGACCGGCGGAAATCCTACCTGCCGCAGACCGCCATCGCCCTGTGCGGTGCGGTGCTGTTCGCGGCCAACATCGCACCGACGGATGAGATCGGCGTCATTGCGATGGAAAGCCCGTCGTGGAAGCTGCTGCTGATGGTGGCCTGCGGGCTGGGTCTTTCTTCGCTCATCCTGCATTTCACGGACTTCCGGGGGGCGGAGGCCCATACCTTGACGGAAAATGTGTGCCTGAAGGCCCGCGGCGTCATCACCAGCTACGCGGTGGCGCTGGTGGCGTCCGTCTCCGCGCTGTGGTTTTTCGGCAAGCTGGACGGGCGGCCCGCACCGCTGGTCATCGCCATGACGGTGGTGCTCTCCCTGCCCGCCGCGCTGGGTGCCTCCGCCGGGCGCTTCCTGCTGCAGACCAGCACCCGCGATGAAAAGGGCGGAAAGGACGATCCATCATGA
- a CDS encoding homocysteine S-methyltransferase family protein: MPQADPTDDLKKSLSERILVLDGAMGTTIRTYGLGEKDARGERFADTDKDLLNNGDILSITRPDVIGDIHKRFYEAGSHICETNTFSATSIAQSEFFVEDPREHGGRKDPEFFQKILENPFLKDLAWELNYESSRLCRKWADNIGSDTGIRRYVAGAIGPLTVSLTNGPDANDPAFRVVTFDQVLEDYKHQVRALIEGGCDILMVETIFDSLNAKAAVVAIQEVYGEMKHRLPVIVSAAVGRGGETMISAQKVEALWNAFAHIDPLAIGLNCSLGPDLMKPFLEELSACAATHVSCYPNAGLPNPLAPTGFDLEPPHMHDYMAEFAGAGLLNLAGGCCGNTPEHVAAIAQAVAKYAPRQVPVIG; this comes from the coding sequence ATGCCGCAAGCCGATCCCACCGATGACCTGAAGAAGTCCCTTTCCGAACGGATTCTCGTTCTGGACGGAGCGATGGGCACCACCATCCGGACCTACGGACTGGGGGAGAAAGATGCGCGGGGCGAGCGCTTCGCGGACACGGACAAGGACTTGCTGAACAACGGCGACATCCTCTCCATCACCCGTCCGGACGTCATCGGTGACATCCACAAGCGGTTCTACGAGGCGGGTTCCCACATCTGCGAGACGAACACCTTTTCCGCCACCAGCATCGCCCAGAGCGAGTTCTTCGTGGAGGATCCGCGGGAGCATGGCGGGCGGAAGGATCCGGAGTTCTTCCAGAAGATCCTGGAGAACCCGTTCCTGAAAGACCTGGCCTGGGAGCTGAACTACGAATCCTCCCGGCTGTGCCGGAAATGGGCGGACAACATCGGCAGCGACACCGGCATCCGCCGCTATGTGGCCGGTGCCATCGGGCCGCTCACCGTTTCCCTCACCAACGGCCCGGATGCGAATGATCCCGCCTTCCGCGTGGTCACGTTCGACCAGGTGCTGGAGGACTACAAACACCAGGTCCGCGCGCTCATCGAGGGCGGCTGCGACATCCTCATGGTGGAGACCATTTTCGATTCCCTCAACGCGAAGGCCGCCGTCGTGGCGATCCAAGAAGTGTATGGGGAAATGAAGCACCGCCTGCCGGTCATCGTCTCCGCCGCCGTCGGCCGTGGCGGGGAAACCATGATCTCCGCGCAGAAGGTGGAGGCGTTGTGGAACGCCTTCGCCCACATCGACCCGCTGGCCATCGGTCTGAACTGCTCCCTCGGTCCGGACCTGATGAAGCCTTTCCTGGAGGAACTCTCCGCCTGCGCCGCCACCCACGTCTCCTGCTATCCCAACGCCGGCCTGCCGAACCCGCTGGCCCCGACCGGCTTCGACCTCGAGCCGCCGCACATGCACGACTACATGGCCGAATTCGCCGGAGCCGGGCTGCTCAACCTTGCAGGTGGCTGCTGCGGAAACACCCCGGAGCACGTCGCCGCCATCGCACAGGCCGTCGCCAAATACGCGCCGCGGCAGGTGCCGGTGATTGGTTGA
- a CDS encoding dihydropteroate synthase: MFDVPMKTIPHALRLSGTDAYNHTADKRFLMIGERTNVAGSPQFAKLVRAGDLEAAVEVARQQVENGANVIDICFDDGLIDGKAMMSQFLRLVQGEPDVAKVPIMVDSSKWEILEEGLKYLQGKGIVNSISLKEGEDVFRDHARHIMKYGAAVVVMAFDEKGQAATYEEKIRICERAYRILLDEVGFNQDDIIFDPNILTVATGIEEHNNYALDFINATRWIKENLPGAKVSGGVSNISFSFRGNNVVREAMHSAFLYHAGKAGMDMGIVNAGMLEVYDEIPKNLLEAVEDVLLNRRDDATERLLDLAESFKGKGGKKLEEDLSWRNESVEKRLEYALLKGIDKFIDEDTEEARVKYERPLKVIEGPLMDGMGVVGDLFGAGKMFLPQVVKSARVMKKSVAWLTPFMEEDKAANLAGDIEALQKEDPSLTYEEALAKAERGNSAGRFLIATVKGDVHDIGKNIVGVVLSCNGFEVTDMGVMVSCDKILAKAKEIGADVIGLSGLITPSLDEMVHVAKEMEKSGMKLPLLIGGATTSAAHTSIKIAPHYSGPVVHVLDASRSVPVTTALLSDEQRSGFVAENLAKQEKQRAAFLGGPKKETLSLADARKAGPKLDWETYTPPVPSFTGVRVVEDQSFAELADYIDWTPFFHAWELRGVWDREKKVLKTRNEEGAAEAAKLYQDAMAWVERIIAERRFTARGMYGFFPANSQGDDVIVWADETRSAEKTRFHTLRQQLKKDSGKPNAALADWVAPVKQSGGDHRSPSGDSAFSPTFLNPDDSIAKSRSTSLPHWYQDGATYAVTFRLADSLPASVIGAYHKEKADLEAILLKAEQSGEATTARDARKRLAELFSGRIEEMMTQQHGSCAMKDPAVAEIVKRCLLHFEGERYHIGAWCVMPNHVHCLIQPVEGHSLSAILQGIKSASAKEANQYLGRSGEFWQKDSYDHMVRDGEDYLNQRGYILENPVVAGLADWKFVGEGGPAGRRPVIAATYNDHIGGFVVGIHGADEFAAELEKAHDPYGSIMVKAIADRFAEAFAELLHHRARIEWGYETEMELTKDQLIHENYQGIRPAPGYPAQPDHTEKPILFDLLGATDATGVELTESCAMHPGAAVCGLYFSHPESHYFAISEIQKDQIEDYAARKGMTVEEAEKWLGPWLGY; the protein is encoded by the coding sequence ATGTTCGATGTTCCCATGAAAACCATTCCCCACGCCCTCCGCCTTTCCGGCACGGACGCCTACAACCACACCGCGGACAAGCGTTTCCTGATGATCGGGGAGCGCACGAACGTCGCGGGTTCCCCGCAGTTCGCGAAGCTGGTCCGCGCGGGCGACCTGGAGGCGGCGGTGGAGGTGGCCCGCCAGCAGGTGGAGAACGGTGCGAACGTGATCGACATCTGTTTCGATGACGGCCTGATCGACGGCAAGGCGATGATGAGCCAGTTCCTGCGTCTGGTGCAGGGGGAGCCGGATGTGGCGAAGGTGCCGATCATGGTGGACTCCTCGAAGTGGGAGATCCTGGAGGAGGGGTTGAAATACCTGCAGGGGAAGGGGATCGTGAACTCCATCTCGCTGAAGGAAGGGGAGGACGTCTTCCGGGACCACGCGCGCCACATCATGAAATACGGCGCGGCGGTGGTGGTCATGGCCTTTGATGAAAAAGGCCAGGCCGCGACCTACGAGGAAAAGATCCGCATCTGTGAGCGCGCCTATCGCATCCTGTTGGATGAGGTCGGTTTCAACCAGGACGACATCATCTTCGATCCGAACATCCTCACCGTCGCCACCGGCATCGAGGAGCATAACAACTACGCGCTGGACTTCATCAACGCCACGCGGTGGATCAAGGAGAACCTCCCCGGCGCGAAGGTGTCCGGCGGTGTGTCGAACATCTCCTTCTCCTTCCGCGGCAACAATGTGGTGCGGGAGGCCATGCACTCCGCCTTCCTCTACCACGCGGGCAAGGCGGGCATGGACATGGGCATCGTCAACGCCGGCATGCTGGAGGTCTATGACGAGATCCCGAAGAACCTGCTGGAGGCCGTGGAGGACGTCCTGCTCAACCGCCGCGACGATGCGACGGAGCGCCTGCTCGACCTGGCGGAAAGCTTCAAGGGCAAGGGCGGCAAGAAGCTGGAGGAGGATCTTTCCTGGCGGAACGAGTCCGTGGAGAAGCGGCTGGAATACGCGCTGCTGAAGGGCATCGACAAATTCATCGACGAGGATACGGAGGAGGCTCGTGTGAAGTATGAGCGCCCGTTGAAGGTCATCGAAGGTCCGCTGATGGACGGCATGGGCGTGGTCGGCGACCTCTTCGGCGCGGGGAAAATGTTCCTGCCGCAGGTGGTGAAGTCCGCCCGTGTGATGAAAAAGTCCGTTGCCTGGCTGACGCCGTTCATGGAGGAGGACAAGGCCGCGAACCTCGCGGGCGACATCGAGGCGCTGCAGAAGGAAGATCCTTCTCTGACCTATGAGGAGGCCCTGGCAAAGGCGGAGCGCGGCAACTCCGCCGGGCGATTCCTCATCGCTACCGTAAAGGGGGACGTGCACGACATCGGCAAGAACATCGTCGGTGTGGTGCTGTCCTGCAACGGCTTCGAGGTCACGGACATGGGCGTGATGGTTTCCTGTGACAAGATCCTCGCGAAGGCGAAGGAGATCGGTGCGGATGTCATCGGGCTTTCCGGCCTCATCACCCCGTCGCTGGATGAAATGGTGCACGTGGCGAAGGAAATGGAGAAGTCGGGCATGAAGCTGCCGCTGCTCATTGGTGGTGCCACCACCTCCGCCGCGCACACTTCCATCAAGATCGCGCCGCACTACTCCGGACCGGTGGTGCATGTGCTGGACGCCTCCCGCTCCGTGCCGGTGACGACCGCCCTGCTTTCGGACGAACAACGCTCCGGCTTCGTCGCCGAGAACCTGGCGAAGCAGGAGAAGCAGCGCGCCGCCTTTCTCGGCGGGCCGAAGAAGGAAACCCTCAGCCTGGCGGACGCCCGCAAGGCGGGGCCGAAGCTGGACTGGGAGACCTATACCCCGCCGGTTCCATCCTTTACTGGCGTGCGCGTGGTGGAGGATCAATCATTTGCCGAACTGGCGGACTACATCGACTGGACGCCTTTCTTCCACGCATGGGAACTGCGCGGCGTGTGGGACCGCGAGAAGAAGGTCCTGAAGACCCGCAACGAGGAAGGCGCGGCGGAGGCGGCGAAGCTCTATCAGGACGCCATGGCGTGGGTGGAGCGGATCATCGCGGAGCGGCGGTTCACCGCGCGTGGCATGTACGGCTTCTTCCCCGCGAACTCGCAGGGGGATGATGTCATCGTCTGGGCGGATGAAACGCGGAGCGCGGAGAAGACCCGCTTCCACACCCTGCGCCAACAACTCAAGAAAGACTCCGGCAAGCCGAACGCCGCGCTCGCGGACTGGGTGGCTCCGGTGAAGCAAAGTGGCGGCGATCACCGGTCGCCGTCGGGAGACTCCGCCTTTTCCCCCACGTTCCTCAATCCGGATGACTCCATCGCGAAAAGCCGGAGCACCAGCCTGCCACACTGGTATCAGGATGGTGCGACCTATGCGGTGACCTTCCGCCTCGCGGACTCTCTGCCTGCCTCGGTCATCGGTGCGTATCACAAAGAGAAGGCCGATCTGGAGGCGATCCTCCTCAAGGCGGAGCAGTCAGGCGAAGCAACCACCGCGCGTGATGCCCGCAAGCGGCTTGCCGAACTCTTTTCCGGAAGGATCGAGGAGATGATGACCCAGCAGCACGGTTCATGCGCGATGAAGGATCCGGCGGTTGCGGAGATCGTGAAACGCTGCCTGCTCCACTTCGAGGGCGAGCGCTATCACATCGGCGCATGGTGCGTGATGCCGAACCACGTGCACTGCCTCATCCAACCGGTGGAGGGTCATTCGCTTTCGGCGATCCTGCAGGGCATCAAGTCCGCGTCCGCGAAGGAGGCGAACCAATACCTGGGACGGAGCGGGGAGTTCTGGCAGAAGGATTCCTACGATCACATGGTACGGGATGGTGAGGACTACCTGAACCAAAGGGGGTATATCCTGGAGAATCCCGTGGTGGCTGGCCTGGCGGACTGGAAGTTCGTGGGTGAGGGTGGCCCGGCAGGACGGCGACCGGTGATCGCCGCCACGTACAATGACCACATCGGCGGGTTCGTCGTCGGCATCCATGGTGCGGATGAATTCGCGGCGGAGCTGGAGAAGGCACACGATCCGTATGGCTCCATCATGGTGAAGGCCATCGCGGACCGCTTCGCGGAGGCCTTCGCGGAGTTGCTCCACCACCGTGCGCGGATCGAGTGGGGCTATGAGACGGAGATGGAACTGACGAAGGACCAGCTCATCCATGAGAACTACCAGGGTATCCGTCCCGCGCCGGGCTACCCCGCCCAGCCGGACCACACGGAAAAACCCATCCTTTTCGACCTGCTGGGCGCGACCGATGCGACCGGTGTGGAACTCACGGAAAGCTGCGCCATGCACCCCGGGGCGGCCGTTTGTGGCCTCTACTTCTCCCATCCGGAAAGCCACTACTTCGCCATCTCCGAGATCCAGAAAGACCAGATCGAGGACTATGCGGCGCGCAAGGGCATGACCGTGGAAGAGGCCGAGAAATGGCTCGGACCCTGGTTGGGATACTGA
- a CDS encoding thioredoxin family protein has product MTHTRAALLSLLCTGISFAAGEGWSTDYEAAKKEAAGAKKSLLIDFTGSDWCGWCIKLNDEVFKHDTFKNGVKDKFVLLELDYPQDKSGQSEALQKQNEELAKKYVVEGFPTILLADEEGRPFAATGYEPGGPAEYVKHLDTLLEKRKARDEGFAAAEKLEGAAKAKALVGVLEGMELSDAMVSGFYVSTVDAIKKADPEDSTGFVKKQEAKGRITKFEADLNALAEKQDFDGALALIDKTLKEGGMEPEDTQRVTLMRGLVYAEQGKFDEAIKAVDEAKKVAPESEAAVQMDGLKKQLEAMKAHGKPAE; this is encoded by the coding sequence ATGACCCATACCCGGGCGGCGCTGCTGTCCCTTCTTTGCACGGGCATCTCGTTCGCCGCGGGCGAGGGCTGGAGCACCGATTACGAAGCGGCGAAAAAGGAAGCCGCCGGAGCGAAGAAATCCCTGCTGATCGACTTCACCGGATCCGACTGGTGCGGCTGGTGCATCAAGCTCAATGATGAGGTCTTCAAGCATGACACGTTCAAGAACGGCGTGAAGGACAAGTTCGTCCTGCTGGAGCTGGACTATCCGCAGGACAAGTCCGGCCAGTCGGAGGCGCTGCAGAAGCAGAACGAGGAACTGGCGAAGAAATACGTCGTTGAGGGCTTCCCGACCATCCTGCTGGCCGATGAGGAAGGCCGCCCGTTCGCCGCGACCGGCTATGAACCGGGTGGCCCGGCGGAGTATGTGAAGCACCTCGACACGCTGCTGGAGAAGCGCAAGGCGCGTGACGAAGGATTCGCCGCCGCAGAGAAGCTCGAGGGAGCGGCCAAGGCGAAGGCCCTGGTGGGTGTGCTGGAGGGGATGGAACTCAGCGACGCGATGGTTTCCGGCTTCTACGTCTCCACCGTGGACGCGATCAAGAAGGCGGATCCGGAGGACTCCACCGGCTTCGTGAAGAAGCAGGAGGCGAAAGGACGTATCACCAAGTTCGAGGCGGATCTCAATGCCCTCGCGGAGAAGCAGGACTTCGACGGTGCCCTGGCACTCATCGACAAGACCCTCAAGGAAGGCGGCATGGAGCCGGAGGATACCCAGCGCGTCACCCTCATGCGTGGTCTGGTCTATGCGGAGCAGGGGAAATTCGACGAAGCGATCAAGGCCGTGGACGAAGCGAAGAAAGTCGCTCCGGAAAGCGAAGCCGCCGTCCAGATGGATGGCCTGAAGAAGCAGCTTGAGGCGATGAAAGCCCACGGCAAACCGGCGGAATAA